The Vitis riparia cultivar Riparia Gloire de Montpellier isolate 1030 chromosome 3, EGFV_Vit.rip_1.0, whole genome shotgun sequence genome segment gtttttttcttcttttactcCATTGTGCTAttgtttgttaaaaaatatttttttatttgttaagtaAATTATGTGCAacctttgtttaatttttaattctattaataaatgttaataacttctattaacatatttttcattcttatgtACATATTCATTCATTAgaaaactaataaatataattatgttaagcataaaaataatcttatataCAATATGATTCACATGATAAGTTTACATTCAATAAAGAAATATTAGTAAttgttattcatatttttttctttcacgtGCACATATTATGCaaaatttatacataatttACATTAAACATAAACGTAACTTTATATACTTTAAATAGAGATcgtctttataaaaaaaattaattcactaaAAAGTGTTACCAACTTTATGTTGTTCAtgaaaaatttacaaatataattatacaaaatataaaaataagtttatatccTCTAAGTGAGTaaaatttaaggaagaaaaacaaaatgagttgGAAAGAAACAACATAAGTGAAGAAAAactacatgaaaaaaaaatataaaccatataagaaaagaaaaaaactatgaagaaaataaaacacaataaACCACgtaagaaaaaaagttttaaaacttATCAATATTATTAGTTCACTTTTTACTCTTAGAGTAGTACtatttaaaaatgcttttaaaatggAGAATTATGGTAACACCATATAAAAGAGGACAAACCATGTAAAGTgagagaaaaaccaaaaagaaaaagaaaaaaaaagaatgaaagagcATAGAAAAATGGTGTGAGAAAAAAGATGTTAAAATGTCTAACTATTGTTAATTCCTTCTTAAATTgctaatataaaacatttttttgaagttGAGTGGGTTGGAAAAAAACCACACAAAAAAGGCCAAatcatgtgaaaaaaaatttaataaactttatgaggaaaagaaatggtAAAATCAAAGTAATTAAACCATGTAAGAAAAACCATGTGCGAAATCCGTGTGCGAGAAACCGTGTATGTGAAACCGCGGGCAAGAAATTGTTTATGATAAAtgacataaaaggaaaaattctAGGATCTTTTCTCACTTAAAGTACCattgaaaaaacttttaaaatttataacttaatttagAGAAAAACTTTGAAGAAGGAAGtgttttgaaaaggaaaattggtTTCAATTTAGAAATTACTTTATTTGAAATGTGGAGTGTTTTTTAAATGCTCAAAActcaattatttgataaatgagATTGCAAGATTGAAGCtgctattttgtttttgatctTAACGTCAATCAAAATCGAAGGTATGAATCCgacatatcattttctttgtacacgttaatatattatatacatcTACTTTTTGAGCAAATATAGATGTATCTTTAGGTTATATAACAAATGagtatgaaaattttctcatgtatgttataagaatttttattctaatactTGTAGTTTGTTTTCCTCTTTCCTCTTGTAGAATTATCATGAAAATTTTGCAAtagattttgataaaaataaataaataaaaaaattgaagagggAGTTTTgggataaattaattttaatttaatttaatttaatttttttggaaaaatgatgTGCTcttctaaatatttaaaatcaaattattcaaaataatccCTAGATCGAAGTTGCTTCATAAATTTCAAAGTACAAAATCTAATGTGTGCACACTAATACTAATAAAGATATTCcttttaaataactttaaatatattataagatATAATCTATGATGATGGAAACTTGCAAATAGGTGTTAtaaaaatttttcattattagaCTTGTAATTTGTTTAAGCAATTCATTTGCAAgtttatagattttaaattttgtttatttcataATTATTCCTTTCAAAATTTCCTCAACATTTTTGAATTGTTCATCCAATTAAACACAccacaataaaaaatcaaatgttttgCCTAGTTTTATATACAATATCGTTTAATTATACTAGCATTCCTCTTTCATACAAATGGTAACATTAGATTAgcattacaaaattttaatgctCTAAAGTATGATTTtgtaatctaaaataaatttagataataaattatttaaatatttatttgatttaaaagagaaataaagtttgtttttaagactcaaaatttaatttccaagaaATATAATGTTCTCAATAAATTGAAACTGCATCTTTCATTTTTGTcttgaagtaaataaattgtATTATTGCATGATTTAAAGTGGAAATTTAGATTAATTGAAACTgcatctttcatttttaattatatactCTCTAGTCAAAGCAAACTTGATTTAGCTTATGTTATCTCAAGTCATTAAACTAGTCAACTCTACTCTAAAAATTACTTCAACCATAGAAAGATTAGATAAATCATCATGAAAATCTATCTTTTAATTAGCATAGTTTTGACAGTCATTATTACATTAATGTCATTGTGtctatttcattaattcataaTGCAAAGAAAACTCACACCCAATTCTTCATGTGATTATTACTTAGAAttatttttccatgaaaaaatcTCTTAAAACCAGCATTTAGCATTCATGCCCATGCACACCAAGTCTCATCAGTCATCACACACTCAAGGATCTGTCTAAACAGTAGAATTCCTAGGAGCCAAGACTGTATGGAAGAAAGTACACAGAGAATTCACATGGACAGACAGGTGAGAAAGGGGGCTCAACCAGTAGAATACTGTGTTGTCCACGTGGGCAAAGtcaaaagatattttgaatttcattaaaCTCAAATACTAAGATGATTAAAGAATATCCAATATGAACAGGGGTGTGAAGTTTTTGGGTTACAGTTGAAAGTATGGAGATGGTTCAGGAAGAAAGGGCGATGATGGGGAAGAACATGACAAATGGAAGGTATAAAATTGCATCAGATCTCAGAGGAGAGTCAGTCTTACTGGAACCAAGTATACCAAATGCCTACTGCTTTATAGTTTATTCTCTCTATAAGGACACATCATTGTCTCTTTGCATATTGGGTCTCTCTCtacatatttgttttctttctaggGACTCTTATTAGTTTCTGTCTCTGAAGCATTTGGTTCTGTTTGCTCACCATCAGATTAGGCAGAGCTAGGCTTTGGAGACCGAGCTGGTTCTGTTCCAGGAAAGGGTCTCTATCCCTGTTCATAGGGCTGAGCAAGTGAGACCCACTTTACTAGATTTTGCTCTTCATTTCATGAATTGTGCTAATACCCTGATgtgttttttatgttatttttggtgtagggttagggttttgagcTAGTTTTGGTTGAGAAAGGTGAGATTAGACAAACTTGAAACCCTAATCTCTTGTGGGTAGTCAAAATAGCAATGATTATGCCCTTGTTTTTTGCAAAAAAGAAATTGCTGGACATGGTATTTGTTTTTAGGAGAAGAAATTCTGcaaaagaattattttctatattggaAATTATGCTTATCTATGGCACAGGAACCACCATTAGGCATTTCTATGTTCTTTTTTGCTCCCTTTTATATGTCCATTGTTTATTTGATGGCCATTTtgaaaatcccaaatttggacCATCCAGGAATGTCTTCCTGCTGACAATTTAAGCTAGCATTGATCTGATTTGTACTTGTTTCGTTCGGTGATCTCTAACTTGCCCTAAAATTTCCGTAATTTTCATTTGATGTCCTAGATTTGATCCATCCAGTGTGAATTCCACAGCACTCGCTAGCGTTCGGAGTTCTTCTGTGGTATGCTTGGATGTCCAATCGGCGCTAATTCTTCTATTgtgttttttcaataaattcatGCCTAAATCGATCAACATGAATGCAAGCATCACCAAAAATGCCAACACTTATTGTACACTATCATAGGAAATTTTAGATAGCAGTGTTCAATGAAATCTATCCTACACCATTAACTAGGTAAATAAAGAATCTTGTTGAGCGAATCGTTTCTGAATGGTGGTTTTGTTGATCAAGCGCTATGGCATGCCTCAACGACGTCTAAAGTTTTAGAAATGTTGTGTTTTTATGATATGAATGGTGGATTAATGGAAAATTTGTGTTTATGCTTGTGCAGGTAGTTTCCAATaatttcagaattttgaagGTCAGTGaattgatttgaatgtcctttttACTAGTCTTAACATATGACAGACCCTCTGATCTGCTGCCTCTATGACCTTTATCTGAATAGGTATCCCCTAATGGAGCAAGCAAAGAAAATTATAGCTGATCATGGTTCTGAATTACCAAGCCTGACTAGAACAATGTCTAGATCAAATGTTGCCAAAGGGTTCTGGATGGTAAGATTGAAATTCTCCCCCAATTTCTTGAAATCAATGAACTCAAAGCATGGATTTTATTTAAGATGCATATTTATGCACTAAGCCACTAACTCCTCTTATGGCAGTATTTTCCTAGGAGTTTCTGCAAGTTGCATTTGCCAGAAAATGATGCAACAATCATTTTGGAAGATGAGGCTGCAGAGGAATATGAAACAAACTTTCTTGTCAACAGATCCGGGTTGAGTGCTGGATGGAGAAAATTCTCCTTGGACCATCAACTAAAAGTGGGTGATATCTTAGTGTTTCTTTTGGTCGGGCCTTGTAAATTCAAGGTAGCTGTTAAACCTTCTTGTTACTTGGATATACAACCTTTTTGTTTCAATTCCTGTTGGTGCTGGTTTCAATTACCTCCTAATTTTAATATCACAATTCAGAATGGACTAATTCGGAAGATGTATTCAATGCCCTGAAAAATTATAGGATTAGGTTGCAAAGCAACTTTTCTATACAGGTGGGGTAGAATTCTTAGCATAGAAAATATAGGGTTGAGAGTGGTACTGAAACTGTCTTGGGTCATTATTTCTAGTGTGTGATATCGAAGGAAAACAGAAAATGTAGAAAGTAGGAGTTGGGAAATCGGGTGATCAAAAAGTAAGATTCAAAAGACTCAGTAATTGAATAGGTATTGTCAAGAGTGACAAAGTAGTTCTCATGTTTGAGTTTCTTCTCTcccatccaaaaaataaataaaaaaatggaattgcTAATTTCAGTACTAACTAGTTTGGAATTTTGAACTTCACCTCAGGGCTTGGGAAATGAAACCCCAAATTgctctgaagaaaaaaatagaaggaataTGAATGATAGGTTAATTCATACTTTTTCTTGAGAAAAGGTTTTGTAATTCAGACTTCATATTCCCTTTGGCATGTGGATTGTTGTGTTTAATTCTGCAATTTCTTACTGCTTGAAATTGGTATCTGTTTTCATGGTAGCTTCTCTCTG includes the following:
- the LOC117910834 gene encoding B3 domain-containing protein At3g19184-like — its product is MEQAKKIIADHGSELPSLTRTMSRSNVAKGFWMYFPRSFCKLHLPENDATIILEDEAAEEYETNFLVNRSGLSAGWRKFSLDHQLKVGDILVFLLVGPCKFKVFIVRVENTIEDDVAGCLLDLRDSRRKNPSLGRRSSREQ